The following proteins are co-located in the Legionella busanensis genome:
- a CDS encoding GCG_CRPN prefix-to-repeats domain-containing protein produces MEVNSNYLAKFIFTLSVGIMLTLGIFTSSTSFAAQGCGFGYHMTYFGRCVPNQPGPLATPVPGRPDCWINGRGFLRCWR; encoded by the coding sequence ATGGAAGTCAATTCTAATTATTTAGCTAAATTTATATTCACCTTAAGTGTGGGTATTATGTTAACTCTAGGAATATTTACTTCTTCTACAAGTTTTGCAGCGCAAGGCTGTGGATTTGGCTACCATATGACCTACTTTGGCCGATGCGTACCTAATCAGCCAGGCCCTTTGGCTACACCTGTTCCAGGTCGACCTGATTGTTGGATAAATGGCCGAGGATTTCTACGCTGCTGGAGATAA
- the thiE gene encoding thiamine phosphate synthase: MNIAALDLCLVTQINNQSIDAYLQFVELAVKGGVTLVQLRDKVNPLSKIRPLALALKSLLTRLHIPFIINDHVTLALEIDADGVHIGQSDMPPLEARRLLGPTKIIGYSVESYAELTRANQLNCIDYIAASAVFPSQTKTDCKTIWNLDGLKQLVTLSKHPVLAIGGINVHNVMQVIRHGACGVAVVSALHEQANPFFVAKELIRNISKGKFNAV; encoded by the coding sequence ATGAATATAGCTGCTCTTGATCTTTGCTTAGTCACGCAAATAAATAATCAATCTATAGATGCCTATCTTCAATTTGTTGAATTAGCTGTAAAAGGTGGTGTTACCTTAGTTCAATTGAGAGATAAGGTTAATCCTTTATCTAAGATACGTCCCTTAGCACTTGCATTAAAATCCTTACTAACTAGATTACACATTCCATTTATTATTAATGATCATGTTACGCTCGCCTTAGAAATTGATGCAGACGGGGTGCATATAGGTCAGTCTGATATGCCGCCTCTAGAAGCTCGTCGTTTACTTGGGCCAACTAAAATAATTGGCTATTCTGTTGAATCTTACGCTGAACTTACACGCGCCAACCAATTAAACTGCATAGACTACATTGCTGCTAGTGCAGTATTTCCTAGTCAAACTAAAACTGATTGTAAAACCATTTGGAATTTAGATGGCTTAAAACAACTTGTAACACTTTCTAAACATCCTGTTTTAGCAATTGGAGGAATAAATGTTCACAACGTCATGCAAGTTATCAGGCATGGTGCCTGTGGTGTTGCTGTTGTTAGTGCACTTCATGAGCAGGCAAATCCGTTCTTTGTTGCAAAAGAATTAATTCGCAATATTTCCAAGGGGAAATTTAATGCAGTATGA
- the thiM gene encoding hydroxyethylthiazole kinase yields the protein MQYEAVHMMVKRIKERRPLILNITNQVTMEFVANGLLSLGASPIMTLAMAEMAALIHLADVVIINIGTLNDEFVALCDKACFVANELGKPIILDPVGAGASLYRTETCLHLLKHYQFSIIRGNASEIGALCNFNQITKGVDTSITTAEIIEAAKYLSVDKQTVIVISGQTDAVMQGDQVTLLHRGSDIMPLITGSGCLLTAVIGAFQAAHDNPYLAACAAVMFYGVCGELAAPVAEGPGSFKVNFLDALAKFPKRGDYHE from the coding sequence ATGCAGTATGAAGCAGTCCATATGATGGTAAAACGTATTAAAGAAAGAAGACCTCTGATTTTAAATATTACCAATCAAGTTACAATGGAATTTGTTGCTAATGGATTATTAAGTTTAGGGGCTTCCCCTATAATGACTTTGGCGATGGCTGAAATGGCCGCTTTGATTCATTTAGCAGACGTAGTCATCATTAATATCGGTACCCTCAATGATGAGTTTGTTGCTTTATGTGATAAAGCTTGTTTTGTCGCTAATGAATTAGGTAAACCTATTATTCTTGATCCAGTTGGCGCTGGGGCAAGTTTATATCGTACAGAAACATGTTTACATTTATTAAAGCATTATCAGTTTTCTATCATACGTGGTAATGCCAGTGAAATTGGTGCGCTGTGTAATTTTAATCAGATAACTAAAGGGGTTGATACAAGTATTACTACAGCAGAGATTATAGAGGCAGCAAAATATCTTTCAGTAGATAAGCAGACAGTCATTGTTATTAGCGGTCAAACTGATGCCGTGATGCAAGGTGATCAAGTTACCTTATTGCATAGAGGTTCTGACATAATGCCTTTAATTACAGGGTCCGGTTGTTTGTTAACAGCTGTCATAGGCGCATTCCAAGCAGCACATGATAACCCTTATCTTGCTGCTTGTGCAGCTGTCATGTTTTATGGAGTTTGTGGTGAGCTTGCTGCTCCTGTGGCAGAAGGCCCAGGTTCTTTTAAAGTTAATTTTCTAGATGCCCTAGCAAAGTTTCCAAAGCGAGGTGATTATCATGAATAA
- the thiD gene encoding bifunctional hydroxymethylpyrimidine kinase/phosphomethylpyrimidine kinase produces the protein MNNNLACVLSIAGTDSSGGAGIHADIKAISATGGYAATVITALVAQNTQGVQFIQPVAADFVQKQLISVLSDLSIQAIKIGMLYDEYIIDIVYQTLQKVKHIPIILDPVMLAKDGSCLLQLKTLKQLKEKLLSSAYLITPNLFEAEYLLNEKINSEAEMQAAAITLGQTLQVNILLKGGHLDDRQSSDVFYNLKEDACYWFREQRIITTNTHGTGCTLSAAIASYLAQGFSLQKAIEMGKYYLTQAIISGKRYHLGQGFGPVDHFYFLENRVHDI, from the coding sequence ATGAATAATAATCTTGCTTGTGTTTTAAGCATTGCAGGAACAGACTCTTCTGGCGGCGCTGGAATTCATGCTGATATTAAAGCGATTTCAGCTACTGGAGGCTACGCTGCAACCGTAATTACCGCCTTAGTTGCGCAAAATACCCAGGGTGTGCAATTCATTCAGCCTGTTGCTGCAGATTTTGTTCAAAAGCAACTGATATCTGTCTTAAGTGACTTATCTATTCAAGCTATTAAAATCGGTATGTTATACGATGAATATATTATTGATATTGTTTATCAAACGTTACAAAAAGTTAAACATATACCAATTATACTTGATCCAGTCATGCTTGCTAAAGATGGCTCTTGTTTATTGCAATTAAAAACGCTTAAGCAGCTTAAAGAAAAACTATTAAGTTCAGCTTATTTAATTACACCAAACTTATTTGAAGCAGAATATTTATTAAACGAAAAGATTAACAGTGAAGCTGAAATGCAAGCTGCAGCTATTACTTTAGGCCAAACATTGCAAGTTAATATCCTTCTTAAGGGTGGGCATCTCGATGATCGGCAATCTTCTGATGTTTTTTATAATCTAAAAGAAGATGCCTGCTATTGGTTTCGTGAGCAGCGCATTATCACTACAAACACACATGGAACAGGATGTACATTATCTGCTGCCATTGCTTCTTATCTTGCTCAGGGATTTTCTCTACAAAAAGCAATCGAAATGGGGAAATATTATTTAACCCAAGCCATTATATCTGGAAAACGATATCACCTAGGTCAAGGTTTTGGCCCTGTAGATCATTTTTATTTTTTGGAGAATCGAGTACATGATATTTAA
- a CDS encoding TenA family protein, with the protein MIFKDMAQAANEIQIKIHHHPFNIQLAEGTLPQDIFIYYLIQDALYLADYSRALAMTAARLPHNHHTQQFIEFALGAIKAERELHLDYLSQASLRKYSSERVTEANPACFMYTNYLLRMASLASVEEAVASLLPCFFIYHEIGKSMTANLWQAHPYYNWIALYSSEEFETSVRIAIEITNDLGSEASETIRDKMIQAFVKSTQLEWCFWQSAYKLEKWY; encoded by the coding sequence ATGATATTTAAAGATATGGCGCAAGCAGCGAATGAAATACAAATAAAAATTCACCATCATCCTTTTAATATTCAACTTGCAGAAGGAACACTTCCACAAGATATTTTCATTTATTATCTAATACAAGATGCTTTATATTTGGCAGATTATTCCCGCGCTTTAGCAATGACAGCAGCTAGATTACCTCATAATCATCATACCCAACAATTTATAGAATTTGCTTTAGGTGCAATTAAAGCGGAACGTGAGCTTCATTTGGACTATCTTAGTCAAGCTTCACTGCGTAAATATTCGTCTGAAAGGGTAACTGAAGCTAACCCTGCTTGTTTTATGTATACCAATTATCTTCTTCGCATGGCAAGCCTTGCATCAGTTGAGGAAGCGGTTGCAAGTTTATTACCTTGTTTTTTTATTTATCATGAAATAGGAAAAAGCATGACTGCCAATCTTTGGCAAGCCCATCCTTATTATAACTGGATAGCTTTATATTCGAGCGAAGAGTTTGAAACATCGGTACGAATTGCTATTGAAATTACCAATGATTTAGGAAGTGAAGCCTCAGAAACTATAAGAGATAAAATGATTCAGGCTTTTGTGAAATCCACACAATTAGAATGGTGCTTTTGGCAAAGTGCTTACAAGCTAGAAAAATGGTATTAA
- a CDS encoding MFS transporter, producing the protein MYLVDEFHMQVGQLSQFIAWVSVPIILANLWLTGFLSRRYSAKSMTIVSALLTGIFMILVIIPNQEKFLWLTLFLTSVALAICLPACATLLSISSPSEEQGRVMGNNQSLQVLAESLSGILGGLLAAIMVKLSLILLAIIAILGGLLLFLRKTQPI; encoded by the coding sequence ATGTATTTAGTTGATGAGTTTCATATGCAGGTAGGTCAGCTTTCTCAATTTATTGCCTGGGTTTCTGTACCTATTATCCTCGCTAATTTATGGTTAACAGGCTTTTTATCTAGACGTTACTCAGCTAAAAGTATGACTATAGTTTCCGCCCTGTTGACGGGAATCTTTATGATTTTAGTTATCATACCGAATCAAGAAAAATTTTTATGGCTTACCTTATTCTTAACTTCTGTGGCTTTAGCTATCTGCTTACCTGCTTGTGCTACTTTACTGTCTATATCAAGTCCTAGCGAAGAGCAAGGTAGGGTAATGGGCAATAATCAATCACTACAAGTTCTAGCAGAATCTTTATCAGGTATTTTAGGCGGCTTACTAGCCGCTATTATGGTGAAACTCTCATTAATTTTATTAGCAATAATTGCTATTTTAGGCGGATTACTTTTATTTTTAAGAAAAACTCAGCCTATTTAA
- a CDS encoding MFS transporter, producing MNSLKNLPTKRKSLLEVLPLYFVIFFGFVGYSLMITVFTPMILHAHGFVSPDSSMYYRTILLGILLALYPLGQFLGSPLLGMLSDFYGRRKILIISIALTTIFYFIITGSLYFQNLTLLMISLFLAGLSEGNIVVSQGAIADIANGK from the coding sequence ATGAACTCTCTTAAAAACTTACCTACTAAAAGAAAGTCATTATTAGAGGTCTTGCCTCTATATTTTGTTATTTTTTTTGGCTTTGTTGGCTATAGCTTAATGATAACGGTATTTACGCCGATGATTCTTCATGCTCATGGCTTTGTTTCTCCAGATAGTTCTATGTACTACCGTACAATATTATTAGGTATTTTATTAGCATTATATCCTTTAGGTCAGTTTTTAGGCTCACCACTACTTGGTATGCTTTCTGATTTTTATGGGCGCAGAAAAATATTAATAATCTCAATTGCGTTAACGACTATTTTCTATTTTATAATCACTGGCTCATTATATTTCCAGAACTTAACCTTATTAATGATTAGCCTCTTTTTGGCGGGCCTTAGCGAAGGGAATATCGTTGTGTCCCAAGGTGCTATTGCTGATATAGCCAATGGAAAATGA
- a CDS encoding gamma-glutamyl-gamma-aminobutyrate hydrolase family protein (Members of this family of hydrolases with an active site Cys residue belong to MEROPS family C26.): MPKITVAVSDSPEVGSRSAPSVKKSFSSVKCNVVDADFRIMMRDIPKEVFEEAYKTTEGRKKLFLHAKYMATKILDKVDCLALSGNVAMIDPALFNQLPDTNNNFTYDLSRTIAELALIHVATQRGMPIMGICGGHEAIAVYYEGTLRSLTPAESNQQGYMAYDKIIFNTESILGQLFNSHEKNLPSNSPTVTRNFFGAHKQIVDKLKPSYLKITARASDGKLIEAVEGKYGAPLIGMQFHPEITIHGVFPNASNMGTEAEKKVSLKIFHFFFKAAEAYNNKKRVNSELKKVTSVFSEVTHNVEKDLVSVKNTIKEKNKNAIKKSKLSSIKVESIDQNNTPTKTLLNNPAIFWKGKKRPHSELENAQCNQVVLANTM, from the coding sequence ATGCCAAAAATTACAGTTGCTGTTAGTGATAGTCCTGAAGTAGGAAGCCGAAGCGCACCCTCCGTTAAAAAATCCTTTTCTTCTGTAAAGTGTAATGTTGTTGATGCTGATTTCAGAATAATGATGCGAGACATACCTAAAGAAGTATTTGAAGAAGCATATAAAACAACAGAAGGCCGTAAGAAGCTTTTTTTACATGCTAAATATATGGCAACTAAAATCCTTGATAAAGTTGATTGTTTAGCGTTATCAGGCAATGTAGCAATGATTGATCCTGCTTTATTTAATCAGTTACCGGATACTAATAATAATTTCACTTATGATTTATCACGAACTATTGCAGAGTTAGCGTTAATACATGTTGCAACGCAACGAGGCATGCCTATCATGGGAATTTGCGGCGGCCATGAAGCTATTGCTGTTTATTATGAGGGTACATTGAGATCATTAACGCCGGCTGAGTCAAATCAACAAGGTTATATGGCTTATGATAAAATTATTTTCAATACCGAATCTATTTTAGGCCAACTTTTTAATTCCCACGAAAAGAATTTACCCTCTAATTCACCTACCGTGACAAGAAATTTTTTTGGTGCTCATAAGCAAATTGTTGATAAACTTAAGCCATCGTATTTAAAGATAACAGCCCGGGCAAGTGATGGTAAATTAATTGAAGCAGTTGAAGGAAAGTATGGGGCGCCTTTAATTGGCATGCAATTTCATCCAGAAATTACAATACATGGTGTATTCCCTAATGCTAGTAATATGGGCACAGAAGCAGAAAAAAAAGTTTCCCTAAAAATATTTCATTTTTTCTTTAAAGCTGCAGAAGCTTATAACAATAAAAAAAGAGTTAATAGTGAGTTAAAGAAAGTCACTTCAGTATTTTCAGAAGTAACTCACAACGTAGAAAAAGACCTGGTAAGTGTTAAGAATACTATCAAAGAAAAGAATAAAAATGCTATTAAAAAGAGTAAATTAAGTTCAATTAAAGTTGAATCTATAGATCAAAATAATACACCAACTAAAACCTTGTTAAATAACCCAGCAATATTTTGGAAAGGAAAGAAGAGACCTCATTCAGAATTAGAGAATGCACAATGCAATCAAGTGGTGCTAGCTAATACCATGTGA
- a CDS encoding LegC2/C7 family Dot/Icm T4SS effector, translating to MKTQDIKNNPEEKIITLHENPISDLNNATQEDTQIEKQDKLNQITSTKEQLAKIKIELDKMIDAFAQNRSLLSRAAKFWGELPWWQKVIAGSIIFVPLLAISFITHILVLIVISLFSLLAFVGGSFLLDNHHQQSQNDKSDLKTGILSLADTLGTVIESLEQLRQDLANEITKFQTENEHLKLLVEELSKQVDQLKVQVSHLVDVEQQLDVTKEKLQKTSAKFSTAVEEHKKLLEQNKLQLEKTIQDYEESQAQLSAKILELDEVKTKMGIDLEQANLVAQTLRETTEEFYKTLNSDESQQASFKERINEFLMDRSKGLDQLVDSNKEIRNKLHAVQEELKLSNERYNELLKRQEEHLDRLDKVCNPSSTSLSPTANLKKIGFYAIDDTKNRSTLPDAAISTSPTYSN from the coding sequence ATGAAAACCCAAGATATTAAAAACAACCCAGAAGAAAAAATAATAACTCTACATGAAAATCCTATTTCAGATCTTAATAACGCTACCCAAGAAGACACGCAAATTGAGAAACAAGATAAACTTAATCAAATTACCTCAACTAAAGAACAATTAGCGAAAATTAAAATAGAATTAGATAAGATGATTGATGCATTTGCTCAAAATAGAAGTCTCTTATCAAGAGCTGCAAAGTTTTGGGGTGAATTACCCTGGTGGCAAAAAGTTATAGCAGGTTCAATTATCTTCGTCCCTCTTTTAGCCATAAGTTTTATTACACATATTTTAGTACTTATTGTTATCAGTTTATTTTCATTACTTGCTTTTGTAGGAGGTAGTTTTTTATTAGATAACCACCATCAGCAAAGCCAAAACGATAAAAGTGATCTTAAAACAGGTATTTTAAGTTTGGCGGATACGTTAGGTACGGTTATAGAGTCACTTGAGCAATTAAGACAAGATTTAGCAAATGAAATAACTAAATTCCAAACTGAAAATGAGCATTTAAAGTTGCTTGTAGAAGAACTCAGTAAGCAAGTTGATCAATTAAAAGTACAAGTGAGCCATTTAGTGGATGTCGAACAACAATTAGATGTAACAAAAGAAAAGCTACAAAAAACGTCTGCAAAATTTTCGACTGCTGTTGAAGAACATAAAAAATTATTAGAACAAAATAAATTGCAATTAGAAAAAACGATTCAAGATTATGAGGAATCCCAAGCCCAATTATCAGCTAAAATTTTAGAACTTGATGAGGTTAAAACTAAAATGGGCATTGATTTAGAACAAGCTAATTTAGTTGCACAAACCTTACGAGAAACGACTGAAGAATTCTATAAAACTTTAAATTCTGATGAATCCCAACAAGCTAGCTTTAAGGAACGAATAAATGAATTTCTTATGGATCGATCGAAAGGCCTTGATCAACTTGTAGATAGCAATAAGGAAATAAGAAATAAACTTCATGCTGTTCAGGAAGAATTAAAATTATCTAATGAACGTTATAATGAGCTCTTAAAACGACAAGAAGAACATTTAGATCGATTAGATAAGGTTTGTAATCCATCCTCTACAAGCTTAAGTCCCACAGCTAACCTTAAAAAAATAGGGTTTTATGCTATTGATGACACAAAAAACAGAAGCACTTTGCCAGATGCAGCAATTTCTACCTCTCCAACATACAGTAATTAA
- a CDS encoding PQQ-dependent sugar dehydrogenase — MNFYRLPLILLILNTTFIHALPLHLLKYPAGFKIDIYAYPVPGARQMALGNNNIVFVGSISEGKVYAVLKNNNDTSGTRVITIAKGLNKPNGVAFYKGNLYVAETNRILRFDNIENHLLNPPKPIIINNNLPSEDAHGWRFIRFGPDTKLYIGIGAPCNACLSTDIRFATIMRMDSDGSHLEVYAQGIRNTVGFDWDPLHHKLWFTDNGRDWLGDNSPPDELNYAPKKGMNFGFPYCHGKNIADPQFGKLRACNEFTPTVFELPAHVAALGATFYTGNLFPADYYGQLFIIEHGSWNRKQKVGYQVVTVKLNENQVSEVKPFITGWLQGDKVWGRPVDSLTLPDGSLLISDDHANVIYRVSYIKM; from the coding sequence ATGAATTTTTATCGGCTACCTTTAATTTTACTTATATTAAATACAACTTTCATACATGCCTTACCATTACATTTATTGAAGTATCCAGCTGGATTTAAAATTGATATTTACGCTTATCCTGTACCTGGCGCTCGGCAAATGGCCTTAGGAAATAATAATATTGTTTTTGTGGGTTCAATCAGTGAGGGAAAAGTCTATGCTGTGCTTAAAAACAATAATGATACTTCTGGTACTCGCGTTATAACAATCGCCAAGGGTTTAAATAAGCCTAATGGTGTTGCTTTTTATAAAGGGAATTTATACGTTGCAGAAACTAATCGTATTTTACGTTTTGACAATATTGAGAACCATTTATTAAATCCGCCTAAGCCTATAATCATTAATAATAATTTACCGAGCGAAGATGCACATGGCTGGCGTTTTATACGTTTTGGGCCAGATACTAAACTTTATATCGGTATAGGCGCTCCTTGCAACGCTTGTTTAAGCACAGACATACGTTTTGCTACTATTATGAGAATGGACTCAGATGGTAGTCATTTAGAGGTTTACGCGCAAGGAATACGTAATACAGTTGGTTTTGATTGGGATCCCCTTCACCATAAGTTGTGGTTTACCGATAATGGACGGGATTGGCTAGGCGATAATAGCCCTCCTGATGAATTAAACTATGCACCTAAAAAAGGCATGAATTTCGGTTTTCCCTATTGCCATGGTAAAAATATAGCTGATCCGCAATTTGGGAAATTACGAGCTTGTAATGAGTTTACACCAACAGTATTTGAATTACCCGCTCATGTGGCTGCGCTTGGCGCTACGTTCTATACAGGAAATTTATTTCCAGCTGACTATTATGGTCAACTTTTTATTATTGAGCATGGCTCTTGGAACCGTAAACAAAAAGTAGGTTATCAGGTTGTTACTGTTAAATTAAATGAAAATCAAGTTAGTGAGGTGAAGCCATTTATTACAGGCTGGCTTCAGGGAGATAAAGTGTGGGGAAGACCGGTAGACAGTTTAACATTGCCAGATGGGTCCTTATTAATTTCAGATGATCATGCCAATGTAATTTATCGAGTGAGCTATATAAAAATGTAA
- a CDS encoding trehalase family glycosidase translates to MRKLLISFFIINCFYSFSLNAESVTTNQTPEADNEIHHYISRSWDVLTRDNRNLFKSWFDSKLPEEKLIIYVPKGEDIEAVKLNATQHLPSDTVKWIEFRYLPKNINSIKEHGLLYLPFPYVVPGGRFNEMYGWDSYFIELGLLEHNRLQLAKNMVDNLIYEVKHYGTILNANRTYYLERSHPPLLTEMILAYYYKTQDKEWLKSTLPAINKLYRYWTQPPHLIPKLGLSRYYAGGSGPCPEESPTYYSKVIDYFQTHDVTDYEKTLYYNEHTKKLTPLFYRADRTVRESGFDITAKFGPFSAAIMDYAPVDLNVLLYKLEQESQEIYTILKQEKIANVWKNRAQRRAKLINRYLWDARTGYYFDYNFKTKKLRNYSYATTFYPLWAGIASKKQAQALINNLPNFLEKGGLLTSKHYPGLQWDAPFGWAPLHYFTVFGLENYGYRQLAHDVANRFIKTVEKGYEQAHTIFEKYDVEERSIHTVDKIKFSYKTNETGFGWTNGVYLVFINFIKKAPIKANILPAATPQS, encoded by the coding sequence ATGCGAAAATTATTAATTAGTTTTTTTATTATTAACTGTTTTTACAGTTTTTCCTTAAATGCTGAATCGGTAACTACCAATCAAACGCCTGAAGCCGATAATGAAATACATCACTATATTTCTCGCAGTTGGGATGTATTAACACGTGATAATAGAAATCTTTTTAAATCTTGGTTTGATAGCAAATTGCCTGAAGAAAAACTAATTATCTATGTACCTAAAGGCGAAGATATCGAGGCGGTAAAATTAAATGCAACCCAACACCTACCAAGCGATACCGTAAAATGGATAGAATTTCGCTATTTACCAAAAAATATTAATTCAATAAAAGAGCATGGCTTGCTCTATTTGCCTTTTCCCTATGTGGTTCCTGGTGGTAGATTTAATGAAATGTACGGATGGGATAGCTACTTTATTGAATTAGGATTACTAGAGCACAATCGTCTGCAGCTTGCTAAGAATATGGTAGATAATTTAATTTATGAAGTTAAGCATTATGGTACTATTTTAAATGCCAACAGAACATATTATTTAGAGCGTTCACATCCACCGTTATTAACAGAGATGATTCTTGCTTATTATTATAAAACTCAAGATAAAGAATGGTTAAAATCGACACTGCCAGCAATTAATAAATTATATCGTTACTGGACCCAACCACCCCATTTAATACCAAAATTAGGACTTTCCCGTTATTATGCTGGTGGTTCAGGACCCTGTCCTGAAGAATCGCCTACTTACTACTCTAAAGTAATCGATTACTTTCAAACGCATGATGTGACTGATTATGAAAAAACACTTTACTACAATGAGCATACTAAAAAACTAACGCCTTTATTTTATCGTGCCGATCGTACTGTTAGAGAATCTGGTTTTGATATTACCGCTAAATTTGGCCCCTTTAGTGCCGCAATTATGGATTACGCCCCTGTTGATTTAAATGTCTTACTCTATAAATTGGAGCAAGAAAGTCAGGAAATTTACACGATTTTAAAGCAAGAAAAAATAGCCAATGTATGGAAAAATAGAGCTCAAAGAAGAGCAAAATTGATAAATCGGTATTTATGGGATGCACGTACTGGTTATTATTTTGATTATAATTTTAAAACTAAAAAGCTACGAAATTATTCATACGCTACAACTTTTTATCCCCTCTGGGCTGGTATCGCATCAAAAAAACAAGCCCAAGCTCTTATTAATAATCTGCCTAATTTTCTTGAAAAAGGCGGACTTTTGACCAGTAAACATTATCCTGGTCTTCAATGGGATGCGCCATTTGGTTGGGCACCTCTTCACTATTTTACCGTATTTGGCTTAGAAAATTATGGCTATAGGCAACTTGCTCACGATGTAGCTAATCGGTTTATTAAAACAGTAGAAAAGGGGTATGAACAAGCTCATACAATCTTTGAAAAATATGATGTGGAAGAACGCAGTATTCATACGGTCGATAAAATTAAATTTAGTTATAAAACGAATGAAACCGGGTTTGGTTGGACTAATGGCGTTTATTTAGTTTTTATTAATTTTATAAAAAAAGCGCCAATAAAAGCTAATATTTTACCAGCAGCAACGCCTCAATCATAA